A region from the Actinoplanes sp. OR16 genome encodes:
- a CDS encoding thiamine pyrophosphate-binding protein, whose protein sequence is MSGTAADAMVAQLESYGVEYVFGTCGHTNIALLDAIGRSGIRFVIARHEQAAAHAADGYARASGKTGVVLMHVGPGLTNGVTGVMTAALDSVPLVAIAGDIPSYYHGRHPHQEVNLHADADQTAIYRPFVKRAWQVHRAADLPRFTERAFWTAASGRPGAVLLSVPMDHFSRPVEPAVLPLATVHRPELPTEVADQIAGLLLNAERPLIYLGGGLRRGPGLDALRSLAEHLDIPVVHSLMAKGTLPDDHPLLLGMPGFWGLEMTNRYTREADVVLALATRFAETDASSWDRRYTWQFPPAKLVQIDIDPAEIGRNFPVEIGAVADVSRAVQAVAAAVEARQEKPRGREGLREEITAARRALFADSRGRGSDDRFPLRPERILTDLRAILPADAVLVTDVGWNKNGVAQCYELPADGRFITPGGASTMGFGPAAAVGVQIAQPDRTVIALIGDGGMSAQLPALPMAVEQGAPVVFVVMNNRSHGTISDLQSANFGRSYGCDFTAPDGSAYSPDFAALGRACGADGYAVTSAAGFAEALRAALAARRPAVIDVPMVNEPVPTPGHWNIKDIYQGIFE, encoded by the coding sequence GTGAGCGGCACCGCGGCGGACGCGATGGTGGCCCAGCTCGAGTCGTACGGCGTCGAGTACGTCTTCGGCACCTGCGGGCACACCAACATCGCCCTGCTGGACGCGATCGGGCGCAGCGGCATCAGATTCGTCATCGCGCGCCACGAGCAGGCCGCCGCGCACGCCGCCGACGGCTATGCCCGCGCCAGCGGCAAGACCGGCGTCGTGCTCATGCACGTCGGCCCCGGCCTGACCAACGGCGTCACCGGCGTGATGACCGCCGCCCTCGACTCGGTGCCGCTGGTCGCGATCGCCGGCGACATCCCGTCCTACTACCACGGCCGGCACCCGCACCAGGAGGTGAACCTGCACGCCGACGCCGACCAGACCGCCATCTACCGGCCGTTCGTCAAACGCGCCTGGCAGGTGCACCGCGCCGCCGACCTGCCCCGATTCACCGAACGCGCCTTCTGGACCGCCGCGTCCGGCCGGCCCGGCGCGGTGCTGCTCAGCGTGCCGATGGACCATTTCTCCCGGCCGGTCGAGCCCGCCGTTCTTCCGCTCGCCACCGTTCACCGGCCGGAGCTGCCCACCGAGGTCGCCGACCAGATCGCCGGGCTGCTCCTGAACGCCGAACGGCCACTGATCTACCTCGGCGGCGGCCTGCGCCGCGGCCCCGGCCTGGACGCGCTGCGCTCGCTCGCCGAACACCTCGACATCCCGGTCGTGCACTCGCTGATGGCCAAGGGCACGCTGCCCGACGACCATCCGCTGCTGCTCGGCATGCCCGGCTTCTGGGGCCTGGAGATGACCAACCGGTACACCCGGGAGGCCGACGTGGTCCTCGCCCTGGCCACCCGGTTCGCCGAGACCGACGCCAGCTCCTGGGACCGCCGCTACACCTGGCAGTTCCCGCCCGCGAAGCTCGTGCAGATCGACATCGACCCGGCGGAGATCGGCCGCAACTTCCCGGTCGAGATCGGGGCGGTCGCCGACGTGTCCCGGGCGGTGCAGGCCGTGGCCGCCGCGGTCGAGGCCCGCCAGGAGAAGCCGCGCGGCCGGGAAGGGCTGCGCGAGGAGATCACCGCGGCCCGGCGGGCCCTGTTCGCCGACAGCCGCGGGCGCGGTTCCGACGACCGGTTCCCGCTGCGCCCCGAACGCATCCTCACCGACCTGCGGGCGATCCTGCCCGCCGACGCCGTGCTCGTCACCGACGTGGGCTGGAACAAGAACGGCGTCGCCCAGTGCTACGAGCTGCCCGCCGACGGCCGGTTCATCACCCCCGGCGGGGCGTCCACCATGGGCTTCGGGCCGGCCGCCGCCGTCGGCGTGCAGATCGCGCAGCCCGACCGCACGGTGATCGCGCTGATCGGCGACGGCGGCATGAGCGCCCAGCTGCCGGCGCTGCCGATGGCCGTCGAACAGGGCGCCCCGGTCGTGTTCGTGGTGATGAACAACCGCTCGCACGGCACCATCAGCGACCTGCAGTCGGCGAACTTCGGGCGCAGTTACGGCTGCGACTTCACCGCGCCCGACGGCTCCGCCTACAGCCCGGACTTCGCCGCGCTCGGCCGTGCCTGCGGCGCCGACGGCTACGCCGTCACCAGCGCCGCCGGCTTCGCGGAGGCGCTGCGGGCCGCCCTCGCCGCCCGCCGGCCCGCGGTGATCGACGTACCGATGGTCAACGAGCCGGTGCCCACCCCCGGGCACTGGAACATCAAAGACATCTACCAGGGAATATTCGAATGA
- a CDS encoding aldehyde dehydrogenase family protein: MTDSPPASEVGCLIAGSWTTGGTTADRVGPWVRQVVTTARQADGSDVEAALRYARRGATAVARMSPAARAAVLERASAEILRRRDTLARLLALELGKPVTDGGGEIDRVADTFAVCAAEARQIGGEVLPVAGWQRGVGNTALTHRAPAGITLAITPFNAPANLLAHKLGASFAAGNTTLVKPPPQAPASSAAVVRVLLDCGMPPEAVQVLHGGGEVGAALSAAPEVAVISFTGSPATGHAVARAAGAKRLVMELGGNAATIVCDDADLTAAARICAATGYSNSGQSCISVQRVYVDRGRYDDFLDLFTDEVRKLRVGDPLDPDTAVGSMVDDAAAERVVRWAEEAAAAGATITTGGDRDGATVTPTVVAAPPADARLIRDEVFGAVVSVTPFDDFDAVIATCNDSRYGLQAGLFTYDVRRIFTAWRELEVGGLVVNGSSNFRLDHLPFGGVKESGFGRESPRWMIDDYTTVKTLILRGIS, from the coding sequence ATGACCGACAGCCCCCCGGCATCCGAGGTCGGATGCCTGATCGCCGGCTCCTGGACGACCGGCGGCACCACCGCCGACCGCGTCGGCCCGTGGGTCCGGCAGGTCGTCACCACCGCCCGCCAGGCGGACGGCTCTGACGTGGAGGCGGCCCTGCGCTATGCCCGCCGCGGCGCCACCGCGGTCGCCCGGATGTCGCCGGCCGCCCGGGCCGCCGTCCTCGAGCGCGCGTCCGCCGAGATCCTGCGCCGCCGCGACACCCTGGCCCGGCTGCTCGCGCTGGAACTCGGCAAACCCGTCACCGACGGCGGCGGCGAGATCGACCGGGTCGCCGACACCTTCGCCGTCTGCGCGGCCGAGGCCCGGCAGATCGGCGGCGAGGTGCTGCCGGTCGCCGGCTGGCAGCGCGGCGTCGGCAACACCGCGCTCACCCACCGGGCGCCGGCCGGCATCACCCTGGCGATCACCCCGTTCAACGCGCCCGCCAACCTGCTGGCCCACAAACTCGGCGCGTCCTTCGCGGCCGGCAACACCACCCTCGTCAAACCGCCACCCCAGGCGCCGGCGTCATCCGCGGCCGTCGTGCGGGTGCTGCTCGACTGCGGCATGCCACCGGAGGCGGTGCAGGTCCTGCACGGTGGTGGCGAGGTCGGCGCGGCCCTCAGCGCCGCCCCGGAGGTCGCCGTCATCAGCTTCACCGGCAGCCCGGCGACCGGCCACGCCGTGGCCCGCGCCGCCGGCGCCAAACGCCTGGTCATGGAGCTCGGTGGCAACGCCGCCACGATCGTCTGCGACGACGCCGACCTGACCGCCGCCGCCCGGATCTGCGCCGCCACCGGATACAGCAACTCCGGGCAGAGCTGCATCTCGGTGCAGCGCGTCTACGTCGACCGCGGCCGCTACGACGACTTCCTCGACCTGTTCACCGACGAGGTCCGCAAGCTGCGCGTCGGCGACCCGCTCGACCCGGACACCGCCGTCGGGTCCATGGTCGACGACGCCGCCGCCGAACGGGTCGTGCGCTGGGCCGAGGAGGCGGCCGCCGCCGGCGCCACCATCACCACCGGCGGCGACCGCGACGGCGCCACCGTCACCCCGACCGTGGTGGCCGCGCCACCCGCCGACGCCCGGCTGATCCGCGACGAGGTGTTCGGCGCCGTCGTCAGCGTCACGCCGTTCGACGACTTCGACGCCGTCATCGCCACCTGCAACGACAGCCGGTACGGGTTGCAGGCCGGGCTGTTCACCTACGACGTCCGGCGCATCTTCACCGCCTGGCGCGAGCTGGAGGTAGGAGGACTGGTGGTGAACGGGTCCTCGAACTTCCGTCTCGACCATCTGCCGTTCGGCGGCGTCAAGGAATCCGGATTCGGACGGGAGTCACCACGGTGGATGATCGACGACTACACGACGGTGAAGACCCTGATCCTGCGGGGCATCTCGTGA
- a CDS encoding CaiB/BaiF CoA-transferase family protein, with the protein MDDDRPLSGIRVLDLTNVLAGPYCSYHLMLLGAEIIKIERPGDGDLARSLGPEPALNRAATGASFLAQNAGKKSVELDLKDPGDRAVFEGLVTTADVLLENFRAGVLARIGYDEDVLRALNPRLIYCAISGFGQTGPMRAAPAYDQIIQGLSGMMSVTGTPETAPLRVGFPVSDTVGGLVAAMSIAAALAGRARTGAGVFLDVSMLETSLSAMGWAASNYLVSGVTPEPMGDQNATAAPSGTFHAADGPINIAANRQTQFETLCRLIDRPDLAVDERYADREARKRHRAALNDEINTALGRRPALEWERLLAGAGVPAARILTVPQAVALEQLDERGFFTDLPFPADPHRTLRVSGNGVLFDGAPLRPTGPPPLLGEHNAEFKGATEEVTAP; encoded by the coding sequence ATGGATGACGATCGACCTCTGTCCGGCATCCGGGTCCTGGACCTGACGAACGTCCTGGCCGGGCCGTACTGCAGCTACCACCTGATGCTCCTCGGCGCCGAAATCATCAAGATCGAACGGCCGGGCGACGGCGACCTGGCCCGTTCCCTCGGCCCGGAACCCGCCCTCAACCGGGCCGCGACCGGCGCGTCCTTCCTGGCCCAGAACGCCGGTAAGAAGTCGGTCGAGCTCGACCTCAAGGACCCCGGCGACCGGGCGGTCTTCGAAGGCCTGGTCACCACCGCCGACGTGCTGCTGGAGAACTTCCGGGCCGGCGTGCTCGCCCGCATCGGCTACGACGAGGACGTCCTGCGGGCGCTCAACCCCCGGCTGATCTACTGCGCCATCTCCGGCTTCGGCCAGACCGGGCCGATGCGCGCCGCCCCGGCCTACGACCAGATCATCCAGGGACTGTCCGGGATGATGAGCGTGACCGGCACCCCGGAGACCGCCCCGCTGCGCGTCGGCTTCCCGGTCTCGGACACCGTCGGCGGCCTGGTCGCCGCGATGTCGATCGCCGCGGCGCTCGCCGGGCGCGCCCGGACCGGCGCCGGGGTGTTCCTCGACGTGTCCATGCTGGAGACCTCGCTGTCGGCGATGGGCTGGGCCGCCTCGAACTACCTGGTCAGCGGTGTCACGCCGGAGCCGATGGGCGACCAGAACGCGACGGCCGCCCCGTCCGGCACCTTCCACGCCGCCGACGGCCCGATCAACATCGCCGCGAACCGGCAGACCCAGTTCGAGACACTCTGCCGGCTCATCGACCGGCCGGACCTCGCCGTGGACGAGCGCTACGCCGACCGCGAGGCACGCAAACGCCACCGCGCCGCCCTCAACGACGAGATCAACACCGCTCTCGGCCGGCGGCCGGCGCTGGAGTGGGAGCGGCTGCTGGCGGGCGCCGGCGTACCGGCAGCCCGGATCTTGACGGTCCCGCAGGCTGTCGCGCTGGAGCAGCTCGACGAGCGCGGCTTCTTCACCGACCTGCCGTTCCCCGCCGATCCGCACCGCACGCTGCGGGTCAGCGGCAACGGCGTGCTGTTCGACGGCGCTCCCCTGCGCCCCACCGGCCCACCACCGCTG